In one Drosophila gunungcola strain Sukarami chromosome 2R unlocalized genomic scaffold, Dgunungcola_SK_2 000004F, whole genome shotgun sequence genomic region, the following are encoded:
- the LOC128254422 gene encoding histone-lysine N-methyltransferase eggless, with protein sequence MATESTAMDCAESTENPAEEAQETPAKLEQEAGSPTVAEKHSACSTVAEKKEEKAAEDVEMQDLTLEDPAPSSPLGATAVTSEKPKEEGKEAGVENKEVEEQPKDDEGKESITIDIPSSPVPVAEPENADEATDKPPLEVDSDSSVELIESPGPVKSPASHDTAEDQEKSDNNEKPSETEAKEAEDLADSSIELISSPTSESSPEKEVENKEQDEQKDQLESDDHKEQTNLPIMDVDEGESSKPSADKTEEMVCEEKPQESADQSMHTPMEIEVQPSADKKDDILEVELEKPTVAKESEDEQLSELPSDGDIFYGKDCINCNCKRLHKQYVLTNMATLNFYKVARKSSKQQFLCMGCHDTAMDLYEDYAGHLVAKQPLLLKEFDQDHADFVALDSSDEEEEEKPPEKSDFSKNELQLIEDELEDAIKSVLLKVEFKNQLSWSKTILQAKADRLERQFALADAEFEKVQSTADKMHCALYNSCPVVHKHLPPLEIEALVTDYVHQVPPAGEIVRPPIQLGETYYAVKNKAIASWVSIKVIEFTESTAINGNTMKSFKIRYLNMPYQMIKTVTAKHIAYFEPPPVRLTIGTRVIAYFDGTTLSRGKEKGVVQSAFYPGIIAEPLKQANRYRYLIFYDDGYTQYVPHRDVRLVCQASEKVWEDVHAGSRDFIQKYVEKYSVDRPMVQCTRGQSMNTESNGTWLYARVIDIDCSLVLMQFEGDKNHTEWIYRGSLRLGPVFKETQNTMNSASSQQMRVPRRTEPFIRYTKEMESSSQVNQQMRAIARKSSSSGQSAATATPVSSPATLSGGRSTPGSASSSASNNASAVRHLNNSTIYVDDENRPKGHVVYFTAKRNLPPKMYRSHECNPNCLFKIVHRLDSYSPLAKPLLSGWERLVFRQKTKKCVVYKGPCGRSLRNLAEVHIYLRATENVLNVDNFDFTPDLKCLAEYSIDPSIVKDTDISKGQEKMAIPLVNYYDNTLPPPCTYAKQRIPTEGVHLNLDDEFLVCCDCEDDCSDKSKCACWQLTVAGVRYCNPKKPIEEIGYQYKRLHEHVPTGIYECNSRCRCRKNCLNRVVQFSLEMKLQVFKTSNRGWGLRCVNDIPKGAFICIYAGHLLTETMANEGGQDAGDEYFADLDYIEVAEQLKEGYESEVDHSEPDPEEDNGGPDAEDDDDFRPNYHYQRKSKRSSRSSSTQSSELDSQERTVINFNPNADLDETVRENSVRRLFGKDEAPYIMDAKTTGNLGRYFNHSCNPNLFVQNVFVDTHDLRFPWVAFFSASHIRSGTELTWNYNYEVGVVPGKVLYCQCGAPNCRIRLL encoded by the exons ATGGCCACGGAATCGACAGCCATGGACTGTGCGGAGAGCACTGAAAATCCAGCGGAGGAAGCCCAGGAAACACCTGCGAAGCTGGAACAAGAAGCCGGTTCCCCGACGGTGGCAGAAAAACACAGTGCATGTTCCACTGTGGCggaaaaaaaggaggaaaaagcTGCAGAAGATGTGGAAATGCAGGACCTGACTCTGGAGGATCCAGCTCCCAGTAGTCCCTTGGGGGCAACCGCAGTAACCAGCGAGAAGCCCAAGGAGGAGGGAAAGGAAGCGGGGGTGGAGAACAAGGAGGTGGAGGAGCAACCCAAGGATGATGAGGGCAAAGAAAGTATTACTATCGATATTCCCAGTAGTCCAGTGCCAGTTGCAGAACCGGAAAATGCAGACGAAGCCACGGATAAGCCTCCATTAGAGGTGGATTCGGACAGCAGTGTGGAGCTCATCGAGAGTCCTGGTCCAGTGAAGTCCCCTGCCTCCCACGACACGGCTGAGGACCAGGAAAAGTCAGACAACAATGAAAAACCGTCAGAAACAGAGGCCAAGGAGGCCGAGGATTTGGCAGATAGCAGCATCGAACTCATCAGCAGTCCCACCTCGGAAAGTTCTCCCGAAAAAGAAGTCGAAAACAAGGAACAAGACGAGCAGAAAGATCAGCTGGAGTCAGATGATCATAAAGAGCAAACAAACCTTCCCATAATGGATGTGGATGAAGGGGAATCCTCAAAACCTTCAGCAGACAAAACCGAAGAAATGGTTTGTGAGGAAAAACCACAAGAGTCCGCAGATCAAAGCATGCATACACCCATGGAAATTGAGGTACAACCCAGTGCAGATAAAAAGGATGACATCCTGGAAGTGGAACTGGAGAAACCCACTGTTGCAAAGGAATCTGAAGATGAGCAGCTAAGCGAACTGCCTTCGGATGGGGACATTTTCTACGGCAAGGACTGCatcaactgcaactgcaaacGGCTGCACAAGCAATACGTGCTGACCAACATGGCCACGTTGAACTTCTACAAGGTGGCCCGGAAGTCGTCCAAGCAGCAGTTCCTCTGTATGGGCTGCCACGACACCGCCATGGATTTGTATGAG GATTATGCTGGCCATTTGGTGGCCAAGCAACCGCTGCTACTGAAGGAATTTGACCAGGACCACGCCGACTTTGTGGCTCTGGACAGCAgcgatgaggaggaggaggagaagccGCCAG AAAAATCAGATTTCTCTAAAAACGAACTGCAACTGATTGAGGACGAGCTGGAAGATGCCATCAAGAGTGTGCTGCTCAAAGTGGAGTTCAAGAATCAGCTCTCCTGGTCAAAGACCATCCTGCAGGCCAAGGCGGATCGCCTGGAGCGCCAGTTTGCCCTGGCAGATGCGGAATTCGAAAAGGTTCAGAGCACCGCGGACAAGATGCACTGCGCCCTGTACAATTCCTGCCCTGTGGTGCACAAACATCTGCCGCCGCTGGAAATCGAAGCACTCGTGACGGACTACGTG CACCAAGTCCCGCCTGCTGGCGAAATTGTGCGGCCACCAATTCAGTTGGGTGAGACCTATTACGCGGTGAAGAACAAGGCCATTGCCAGCTGGGTGTCCATTAAAGTGATCGAGTTCACCGAGAGCACCGCCATCAACGGCAACACCATGAAGAGCTTCAAGATTAGGTACCTCAACATGCCCTACCAGATGATCAAAACGGTGACGGCCAAGCACATTGCCTACTTTGAGCCGCCGCCAGTGCGCCTCACCATTG GCACCCGCGTGATCGCTTACTTCGACGGAACCACTTTGTCGCGTGGCAAGGAGAAGGGCGTGGTGCAGAGCGCCTTCTATCCGGGCATCATCGCCGAGCCACTAAAGCAGGCCAATCGCTACCGCTACCTGATATTCTACGACGATGGCTACACGCAGTACGTGCCGCACCGCGATGTCCGGCTCGTTTGCCAGGCCTCCGAGAAAGTGTGGGAGGATGTGCATGCGGGTTCGCGGGACTTCATCCAGAAGTACGTGGAGAAGTACTCGGTGGATCGGCCCATGGTGCAGTGCACCCGCGGCCAGAGCATGAACACCGAGTCGAACGGCACCTGGCTGTACGCCCGCGTCATCGACATCGACTGCAGCCTGGTGCTGATGCAGTTCGAGGGCGACAAGAACCACACGGAGTGGATCTACAGGGGCTCCCTGCGTCTGGGTCCGGTCTTCAAGGAGACCCAGAACACCATGAACAGTGCCAGTTCGCAGCAGATGCGGGTGCCAAGG CGCACGGAGCCCTTCATTCGCTACACCAAGGAAATGGAGTCCAGCAGCCAGGTGAATCAGCAGATGCGTGCCATTGCCCGCAAGAGCAGCTCCTCGGGGCAGAGTGCGGCCACGGCCACGCCCGTGTCCTCGCCAGCTACCCTTTCTGGAGGGCGCTCCACTCCCGGAAGCGCCAGCAGCAGCGCCAGCAACAACGCCAGTGCCGTGCGCCACCTCAACAACTCCACCATCTACGTGGACGACGAGAACAGGCCCAAGGGCCACGTAGTCTACTTCACGGCCAAGCGGAACCTGCCGCCCAAGATGTACAGGAGCCACGAGTGCAACCCCAACTGCCTGTTCAAGATCGTGCACCGCCTGGACAGCTACAGTCCGCTGGCCAAGCCACTGCTCTCCGGCTGGGAGCGGCTTGTCTTCCGCCAGAAGACCAAGAAGTGCGTGGTCTACAAGGGACCTTGTGGCCGGAGCCTGCGCAACCTGGCCGAAGTGCACATCTATCTGCGTGCCACCGAGAATGTGCTGAACGTGGACAACTTTGACTTTACGCCGGACTTGAAGTGCCTGGCTGAGTATTCGATCGACCCCTCGATCGTCAAGGACACGGACATATCCAAGGGGCAGGAGAAGATGGCCATTCCGCTGGTCAACTACTACGACAACACACTGCCGCCGCCGTGCACCTACGCCAAGCAGCGCATTCCCACCGAGGGGGTGCACCTGAATCTGGACGACGAGTTCCTCGTGTGCTGCGACTGCGAGGATGATTGCTCG GACAAGTCCAAGTGCGCCTGCTGGCAACTGACCGTGGCCGGTGTAAGGTACTGCAATCCCAAGAAGCCCATCGAGGAGATCGGCTACCAGTACAAGCGGCTGCACGAGCACGTGCCCACCGGCATCTACGAGTGCAACTCGCGCTGCCGGTGCCGCAAGAACTGCCTGAACCGGGTCGTTCAGTTCTCGCTGGAAATGAAGCTGCAGGTGTTCAAGACCTCGAACCGGGGATGGGGCCTGCGCTGCGTGAACGACATCCCCAAGGGCGCCTTCATCTGCATCTACGCCGGCCACCTGCTCACGGAGACGATGGCCAACGAGGGCGGGCAGGATGCGGGCGACGAGTACTTCGCCGACCTGGACTACATCGAGGTGGCCGAGCAGCTGAAGGAGGGCTACGAGTCCGAGGTGGACCACTCGGAGCCGGACCCGGAGGAGGACAACGGGGGGCCCGATGccgaggacgacgacgacttCCGGCCGAACTACCACTACCAGCGGAAGAGCAAGCGCTCCTCCAGGAGCAGCTCCACGCAGAGCAGCGAGCTGGACTCACAGGAGCGAACGGTGATCAACTTCAACCCCAATGCGGATCTGGACGAGACGGTGCGGGAGAACTCGGTGCGCCGGCTGTTTGGCAAGGACGAGGCGCCCTACATCATGGATGCCAAGACCACTGGCAACCTGGGACGCTACTTCAAC CACTCGTGCAACCCCAATCTCTTCGTGCAGAACGTGTTCGTGGACACCCACGACCTGCGCTTCCCCTGGGTGGCCTTCTTCTCGGCCTCGCACATCCGCTCCGGCACCGAGCTGACCTGGAACTACAACTACGAGGTGGGCGTGGTGCCCGGCAAGGTGCTCTATTGCCAGTGCGGCGCTCCCAACTGTCGCATCCGTTTGCTCTAA
- the LOC128254424 gene encoding NF-kappa-B essential modulator isoform X2: MIKASSQSQCYCDNEGAMSEEESFVILGSSPYSSLVPDGGSLAFDGLDDVQEAKEPIASTSSQQPAIVESAPISMTSSQQPKSLESRSSQHQSLAASFIMGEVQSDVLKNSVYSQFPSLCSLQASAEDVVKLQNMMTEYVTLKNTLDKVNHTMLNYHKLTQQWRQEAADREQDYKRQLEECQEQFEQLREENQKLKEDLETKIVQIEVVQDFSQKEQSELRMSISEKTSLIDNMRVEIDKLQQLKMHSFEFVPEDGGKTEADPDKALNYVQRDEHDRQVRDLQRQLSKLVAENLQITDMKNTYIEEIDCLKVNLTSAQELIAKMQRDIDELKARDIQKQEVIDHLQTQNDIYRRDFEMERADREKNAGEKDQYLMDLKALQRRNQELIEALAESHKASKSASPASSLSSSRSSLREEQRPVLDPTGAASRTAEPILRCPICSKSFNAISVLQSHVNDCLDKN, from the exons ATGATCAAAGCCAGTAGTCAAAGTCAGTGCTATTGCGACAACGAGGGCGCCATGTCGGAAGAAGAGTCGTTCGTCATCCTGGGCAGCTCGCCGTACTCCTCGCTGGTCCCCGACGGTGGATCCTTAGCCTTCGATGGCTTGGACGACGTCCAGGAGGCCAAAGAACCGATTGCCTCCACCAGCAGTCAGCAGCCAGCAATAGTGGAAAGTGCCCCCATCAGCATGACTTCCTCGCAGCAGCCCAAATCGCTGGAATCCCGATCATCGCAGCACCAGTCCCTGGCGGCCAGCTTTATAATGGGCGAAGTCCAATCAGATGTATTGAAG AACAGTGTTTATTCGCAATTTCCCAGCCTCTGCTCGCTGCAGGCTTCCGCCGAGGATGTGGTCAAGCTGCAGAACATGATGACCGAATATGTAACCCTAAAGA ACACACTTGACAAGGTCAACCACACCATGCTGAACTATCACAAGCTGACGCAGCAGTGGCGCCAGGAGGCCGCCGACAGGGAGCAGGATTACAAAAGGCAGCTTGAGGAGTGTCAGGAGCAGTTCGAGCAACTGCGCGAGGAGAACCAGAAGCTGAAGGAGGATTTGGAGACCAAAATCGTGCAGATCGAGGTGGTGCAGGACTTTAGCCAGAAGGAGCAGAGTGAACTGCGGATGAGCATATCCGAGAAAACGTCTCTCATTGACAACATGCGCGTGGAAATCGACAAGTTGCAGCAGCTCAAGATG CACTCGTTCGAGTTTGTACCTGAGGATGGAGGCAAAACCGAAGCGGATCCGGACAAGGCTTTGAACTATGTGCAGAGGGACGAACACGATCGCCAAGTGCGGGACCTGCAGCGCCAGCTCTCTAAGCTGGTGGCAGAGAACCTTCAGATCACCGACATG AAGAATACCTATATCGAGGAGATCGACTGCTTGAAGGTGAACCTGACCAGTGCCCAGGAGCTGATAGCCAAAATGCAGCGCGACATTGACGAACTGAAGGCCAGGGACATCCAGAAACAGGAAGTGATCGATCATCTGCAGACCCAGAATGACATCTATCGCAGGGACTTTGAAATGGAGCGGGCGGATCGCGAGAAAAATGCCGGCGAGAAGGATCAGTATCTAATGGATCTAAAGGCGCTGCAGAGGAGAAACCAGGAGCTAATCGAAGCTCTGGCCGAGTCGCACAAGGCCAGCAAGTCGGCCTCGCCCGCTTCTTCGCTGAGTTCGAGCAGAAGCAGTCTGCGCGAGGAGCAAAGACCT GTTCTCGATCCCACTGGCGCAGCTTCGAGGACAGCGGAACCCATTCTGCGCTGTCCCATCTGCTCAAAGTCCTTCAATGCGATCAGCGTTCTGCAGAGCCACGTCAACGATTGCTTAGACAAGAACTAA
- the LOC128254426 gene encoding uncharacterized protein LOC128254426: MASDSGSDYEVESFINPKRVRRTVNDDSADLLGNFDDQKRKEIFEGTYVDKEEDGRNPSDPEDSNSEKEEAAAGEGEGSAASGSEDEEEDDEVAENGQITSNQLSSLLRGASKTNRHVLYVTNLNFETTKDDLELHFSAAGSVKSIRIPKKRRGGFAFVEMTDLPSFQKAFQLHNTELQGRHIKVQISEAGKKKSANKKNIIKQKNRKLAEMRNEQKTFTKSGKFYDKDLKKEKAKEMLARKRWRKKPAPRPT, from the coding sequence ATGGCCAGCGATTCTGGCAGCGACTACGAGGTGGAGTCCTTCATCAATCCTAAGAGGGTGCGGCGGACAGTCAACGACGACAGCGCCGACCTGCTGGGCAACTTCGACGACCAGAAACGCAAGGAGATCTTCGAGGGCACGTATGTGGACAAGGAGGAGGACGGCCGGAATCCCAGCGATCCGGAGGACAGCAATAGCGAAAAGGAAGAGGCAGCTGCAGGAGAAGGTGAAGGCAGTGCTGCCTCCGGTTccgaggatgaggaggaggacgacgaaGTAGCGGAAAATGGCCAAATAACCAGTAATCAGTTGAGCTCCCTGCTGCGCGGAGCCTCCAAGACCAACAGACATGTTCTGTATGTGACGAACTTGAATTTCGAGACCACAAAGGACGACCTGGAGCTGCACTTTTCGGCGGCGGGGTCGGTCAAGTCCATCCGCATACCCAAAAAGCGGCGTGGCGGCTTCGCCTTCGTGGAGATGACCGACCTGCCCAGCTTCCAGAAGGCCTTCCAGCTGCACAACACGGAGCTGCAGGGTCGCCACATCAAGGTGCAGATCTCGGAGGCGGGCAAAAAGAAGTCGGCCAACAAGAAGAATATCATCAAGCAGAAGAACCGCAAGCTGGCCGAGATGCGCAACGAGCAGAAGACCTTCACCAAGAGCGGCAAGTTCTACGACAAGGACCTGAAGAAGGAGAAGGCCAAGGAGATGCTGGCGCGGAAGAGGTGGCGCAAGAAGCCCGCCCCCCGGCCCacataa
- the LOC128254427 gene encoding larval cuticle protein 9 — MKFVIVLACLLAVAFANEEADVLKSDSEVNVLDFNYAYELSNHIRAVQSGALKEHDNWVVSGEYEYVAPNGKTVKVVYTADDTGYHPKVVEA, encoded by the exons ATGAAGTTCGTG ATTGTTCTCGCCTGCCTTCTGGCCGTGGCTTTTGCCAACGAGGAGGCCGATGTCCTAAAGAGCGACTCGGAGGTGAACGTGCTGGACTTCAACTACGCCTACGAGCTGTCCAACCACATTCGTGCCGTCCAATCTGGAGCTCTGAAGGAGCACGACAACTGGGTGGTTTCCGGCGAGTACGAGTACGTGGCCCCCAATGGCAAGACCGTCAAGGTCGTCTACACCGCCGACGACACCGGCTACCACCCAAAGGTTGTCGAGGCCTAA
- the LOC128254424 gene encoding NF-kappa-B essential modulator isoform X1 yields MIKASSQSQCYCDNEGAMSEEESFVILGSSPYSSLVPDGGSLAFDGLDDVQEAKEPIASTSSQQPAIVESAPISMTSSQQPKSLESRSSQHQSLAASFIMGEVQSDVLKNSVYSQFPSLCSLQASAEDVVKLQNMMTEYVTLKNTLDKVNHTMLNYHKLTQQWRQEAADREQDYKRQLEECQEQFEQLREENQKLKEDLETKIVQIEVVQDFSQKEQSELRMSISEKTSLIDNMRVEIDKLQQLKMHSFEFVPEDGGKTEADPDKALNYVQRDEHDRQVRDLQRQLSKLVAENLQITDMKNTYIEEIDCLKVNLTSAQELIAKMQRDIDELKARDIQKQEVIDHLQTQNDIYRRDFEMERADREKNAGEKDQYLMDLKALQRRNQELIEALAESHKASKSASPASSLSSSRSSLREEQRPVRVLDPTGAASRTAEPILRCPICSKSFNAISVLQSHVNDCLDKN; encoded by the exons ATGATCAAAGCCAGTAGTCAAAGTCAGTGCTATTGCGACAACGAGGGCGCCATGTCGGAAGAAGAGTCGTTCGTCATCCTGGGCAGCTCGCCGTACTCCTCGCTGGTCCCCGACGGTGGATCCTTAGCCTTCGATGGCTTGGACGACGTCCAGGAGGCCAAAGAACCGATTGCCTCCACCAGCAGTCAGCAGCCAGCAATAGTGGAAAGTGCCCCCATCAGCATGACTTCCTCGCAGCAGCCCAAATCGCTGGAATCCCGATCATCGCAGCACCAGTCCCTGGCGGCCAGCTTTATAATGGGCGAAGTCCAATCAGATGTATTGAAG AACAGTGTTTATTCGCAATTTCCCAGCCTCTGCTCGCTGCAGGCTTCCGCCGAGGATGTGGTCAAGCTGCAGAACATGATGACCGAATATGTAACCCTAAAGA ACACACTTGACAAGGTCAACCACACCATGCTGAACTATCACAAGCTGACGCAGCAGTGGCGCCAGGAGGCCGCCGACAGGGAGCAGGATTACAAAAGGCAGCTTGAGGAGTGTCAGGAGCAGTTCGAGCAACTGCGCGAGGAGAACCAGAAGCTGAAGGAGGATTTGGAGACCAAAATCGTGCAGATCGAGGTGGTGCAGGACTTTAGCCAGAAGGAGCAGAGTGAACTGCGGATGAGCATATCCGAGAAAACGTCTCTCATTGACAACATGCGCGTGGAAATCGACAAGTTGCAGCAGCTCAAGATG CACTCGTTCGAGTTTGTACCTGAGGATGGAGGCAAAACCGAAGCGGATCCGGACAAGGCTTTGAACTATGTGCAGAGGGACGAACACGATCGCCAAGTGCGGGACCTGCAGCGCCAGCTCTCTAAGCTGGTGGCAGAGAACCTTCAGATCACCGACATG AAGAATACCTATATCGAGGAGATCGACTGCTTGAAGGTGAACCTGACCAGTGCCCAGGAGCTGATAGCCAAAATGCAGCGCGACATTGACGAACTGAAGGCCAGGGACATCCAGAAACAGGAAGTGATCGATCATCTGCAGACCCAGAATGACATCTATCGCAGGGACTTTGAAATGGAGCGGGCGGATCGCGAGAAAAATGCCGGCGAGAAGGATCAGTATCTAATGGATCTAAAGGCGCTGCAGAGGAGAAACCAGGAGCTAATCGAAGCTCTGGCCGAGTCGCACAAGGCCAGCAAGTCGGCCTCGCCCGCTTCTTCGCTGAGTTCGAGCAGAAGCAGTCTGCGCGAGGAGCAAAGACCTGTAAGA GTTCTCGATCCCACTGGCGCAGCTTCGAGGACAGCGGAACCCATTCTGCGCTGTCCCATCTGCTCAAAGTCCTTCAATGCGATCAGCGTTCTGCAGAGCCACGTCAACGATTGCTTAGACAAGAACTAA
- the LOC128254425 gene encoding LOW QUALITY PROTEIN: tyrosine--tRNA ligase, mitochondrial (The sequence of the model RefSeq protein was modified relative to this genomic sequence to represent the inferred CDS: inserted 1 base in 1 codon), with protein sequence MLPLRWSLLKPLQNGYRQGRRYLXQKNLLELADRGFFQGIFPDTAAPKMKQLFTSGQQSIYAGFDPTADSLHVGNLLVIMGLIHCQRSGHRPIALVGGATGLIGDPSGRKTERNQLGESVIETNLRAIEQQLRQVFENHEKCLWDTSKHKSPLPPLKIVNNADWYADLQLIDFVANMGRHFRMGSMLSRSSVQSRLESEDGMSFTEFTYQIFQAYDWLHLLRRHNCCFQMGGSDQTGNLMTGHELISRVERKREVFGLTLPLVTTEEGDKFGKSAGNAVWLDGNKTSPFALYQFFLRMPDSEVEKLLKLFTFIPLPQIEQLMSEHTREPEKRKAQTLLAEDVTLLVHGENGLKQAERVTNALYKGNVEGLAELNLAEIQQTFQGATMVDLMTEPGMSILELAMKAKCFPTETDAVRIINAGGFYVNQKRVQNIAEVLTTGIHILRNGVSLLRVGKRNFYIVRWQ encoded by the exons ATGTTGCCGCTGCGCTGGAGTTTGCTAAAGCCGCTCCAGAATGGATACCGGCAGGGTCGTCGTTACC GCCAGAAGAACCTCCTGGAGCTCGCGGATCGCGGATTTTTCCAAGGCATTTTCCCGGACACAGCGGC GCCCAAAATGAAACAGCTCTTCACCAGTGGACAGCAGAGCATCTATGCAGGATTCGATCCCACCGCCGACAGCCTGCACGTGGGTAATCTCCTCGTGATTATGGGCCTCATCcactgccagagatcgggtcACAGGCCAATTGCCCTGGTTGGAGGAGCCACTGGTCTCATTGGGGATCCCAGTGGACGCAAGACGGAGCGCAATCAACTGGGCGAGTCGGTGATCGAGACCAATCTGAGGGCTATCGAGCAGCAGCTGAGACAGGTTTTCGAGAATCACGAAAAGTGCCTCTGGGACACgagcaaacacaaatctcCACTACCTCCACTAAA AATCGTTAACAATGCCGACTGGTATGCCGACCTGCAGCTCATTGACTTCGTGGCCAATATGGGTCGCCACTTCCGCATGGGTTCCATGCTATCCAGATCATCGGTCCAGTCGCGTCTGGAATCGGAGGACGGCATGAGCTTCACCGAGTTCACCTACCAGATCTTCCAGGCCTACGATTGGCTGCATCTGTTAAGGCGCCACAACTGCTGTTTCCAAATGGGCGGCTCCGACCAGACGGGCAACCTGATGACCGGTCACGAGCTCATCAGTCGCGTGGAGCGCAAGCGGGAGGTCTTCGGACTCACCCTGCCTCTGGTCACCACGGAGGAGGGCGACAAGTTTGGCAAATCGGCGGGCAATGCCGTGTGGCTGGACGGGAACAAGACCTCGCCCTTCGCCCTCTACCAGTTCTTCCTGCGCATGCCAGACTCCGAAGTGGAGAAGCTCCTCAAGCTGTTCACCTTCATCCCGCTGCCGCAAATCGAACAGTTAATGAGCGAACACACGAGGGAGCCGGAGAAGCGCAAGGCGCAGACCCTACTGGCCGAGGATGTAACCCTATTGGTCCATGGAG AAAATGGACTGAAGCAGGCGGAGCGTGTGACCAATGCCTTGTACAAGGGCAATGTGGAGGGATTGGCGGAGCTGAACCTCGCTGAGATCCAACAGACCTTCCAGGGAGCCACCATGGTAGATCTGATGACCGAGCCCGGAATGTCCATCCTGGAGTTGGCCATGAAGGCCAAGTGCTTTCCCACCGAGA CTGATGCCGTGCGCATTATAAACGCAGGTGGATTCTATGTCAACCAGAAGCGAGTGCAGAACATTGCCGAGGTGCTCACCACGGGAATACACATCCTGCGGAACGGAGTGTCCCTGCTGCGCGTGGGCAAACGCAACTTCTACATCGTGCGCTGGCAATAG
- the LOC128254423 gene encoding uncharacterized protein LOC128254423, with amino-acid sequence MLLKIRHALLEVTSPPATKQSAIIINNEVIISSGSILQPHLLFDGDKGAENKEIIARLQRGQLLNVQSEEEEEARRIRSLNFLVTFDPQQRRPRPNQNGASGSRQTHILSRFTAHPLYVFCAAEVSRNLHHILLTADSGDENEVLRSSFVVLGLRKPEKEESFKRFLAHIGNYLRHLQPMQTLDDVLVMCSPFGLENFYKTISIGKVSNVMGRSGCLFAISNALPLGCEGSAVFNNKLRLIGIVICTSFQRQQENVNLTLAANFGYLLKNFMEQLGMSISTFQLSREPSNFAWERTIVVIESAGQQGTGTFIKVHNKHFILTCAHVVGQSNEKVNCRSADREFQSEVIWCNPDSDRPFDLALLTAPQDVPERCCVRLARSPATLGQMVYNAGFPYFVNFSYKHDFNPSIFQGRIIKCDAGAIMSDGSVQAGQSGGPMFDQNGCILGVCVSNIKLDDIVYPNINTAIPICEIRNTLQQFARTNDVKVLSNLVASQDVRRVWSLEMPPIRSKL; translated from the exons ATGCTGCTGAAGATACGCCACGCCCTGCTGGAGGTCACCAGTCCGCCGGCCACGAAGCAGTCGGCGATCATCATAAATAACGAAGTGATCATCAGTTCTGGGAGCATTCTGCAACCCCACCTGCTTTTCGATGGGGACAAAGGCGCGGAGAACAAAGAGATCATTGCCAGACTGCAGCGGGGCCAGCTGCTGAATGTCCAgagcgaggaggaggaggaggctcGGCGCATCCGGTCGCTCAACTTCCTGGTCACCTTTGATCCGCAGCAGCGAAGGCCCAGGCCAAACCAGAATGGTGCCTCTGGATCCAGGCAAACCCACATCCTCTCCCGCTTCACGGCCCATCCGTTGTACGTGTTCTGCGCCGCCGAAGTGTCCCGGAATCTGCACCACATCCTGCTAACCGCGGACTCCGGGGATGAGAACGAAGTGCTCCGCTCCAGCTTCGTGGTGCTGGGCCTGCGGAAGCCTGAAAAAGAGGAGTCCTTCAAGCGATTCCTGGCCCACATTGGCAATTACTTGCGCCACCTGCAGCCCATGCAGACGCTGGACGACGTGCTGGTCATGTGCTCACCCTTCGGCCTGGAGAACTTCTACAAAACCATCAGCATCGGCAAGGTTTCCAATGTGATGGGACGCAGTGGCTGCCTTTTCGCCATCTCCAACGCCTTGCCACTGGGTTGTGAGGGTTCCGCCGTGTTCAACAACAAACT TCGCCTCATTGGCATTGTGATATGCACCTCGTTTCAAAGGCAGCAGGAGAATGTCAATCTCACCCTGGCCGCGAATTTTGGCTACCTTTTAAAGAACTTCATGGAGCAGCTGGGCATGTCCATCTCCACATTCCAGCTCAGTCGGGAGCCCTCGAACTTTGCCT GGGAGCGCACAATTGTGGTCATTGAGTCGGCGGGTCAACAAGGCACCGGCACTTTTATAAAAGTGCACAACAAGCACTTCATCCTCACCTGTGCGCATGTGGTGGGGCAG agCAACGAGAAGGTCAATTGCCGATCAGCCGATCGCGAGTTCCAGTCGGAGGTGATATGGTGTAATCCGGACAGCGATCGACCCTTCGACTTGGCGCTGCTCACAGCTCCACAGGATGTGCCGGAGCGTTGCTGCGTGCGTCTGGCCAGGAGTCCGGCCACTCTGGGCCAGATGGTCTACAACGCTGGGTTTCCCTACTTCGTGAACTTCAGCTACAAGCACGACTTCAATCCCTCGATTTTCCAAGGCCGGATCATCAAGTGCGACGCTGGGGCCATCATGTCCGATGGCAGCGTGCAGGCGGGCCAAAGTGGAGGGCCCATGTTTGATCAGAACGGCTGCATCCTGGGCGTGTGTGTGTCCAACATAAAACTGGACGACATTGTTTACCCCAATATCAACACAGCCATTCCCATTTGTGAGATACGCAACACTTTACAACAGTTTGCCCGCACCAACG ATGTAAAAGTGCTCAGCAATCTGGTGGCCAGTCAGGATGTGCGCCGCGTCTGGTCGCTGGAAATGCCGCCCATTCGAAGCAAACTCTAG